Proteins from one Euwallacea similis isolate ESF13 chromosome 13, ESF131.1, whole genome shotgun sequence genomic window:
- the LOC136412986 gene encoding uncharacterized protein isoform X1, which produces MCQPFLEILCLNISETFLIMDVQNETEERYLEDYLKHTGWGLYYKFIIGLACACHLLQGLTFVTMSFAVSLSSCDELIIPEITSLSIFVCFLIGSSLGELMGNPLSDRYGRKKYLVYSLIGIFAASFVAAFSYNVYVMIGATLILGVGLEVNALQIKLLVVEILDKQHRGFWLMFCNMFYVLGYVITIVSVILFETQTIITLGGITFKQLTPWRTMFAACGGISLILACVSALIEESPRFYLLIGRNFLAHLLLKQLFAINNSSFADNFKIHEDHLNNLIQPYDLNYVEPTSHWEQMKSFLHRLCRSVKTATSTRYRKIATLLVLLKTPLIIIGILQLNICLSKLMVSSGSQSLEKFRGMDFIYPVLEPKLYALESNSSSLMCQKTEKNRIFYGSFTALASSLIPGHVLGMFVVDRLGRKFICFVGLLTASCSSLIIGFVQSKLIQLIAMGCTMASIGVVISTITLVNLEVFPTAIRSTSNALTNVPGLILSTFFVTLIVIDRQMFTIILGILYFCLAVFTCFLPEMKRKPMVE; this is translated from the exons ATGTGCCAaccatttttagaaattttgtgtttaaacATATCTGAAACTTTCCTAATCATGGACGTTCAAAATGAAACTGAAGAACGTTATCTTGAAGACTATTTAAAGCACACCG GCTGGGGCTTGTACTACAAATTCATTATCGGCCTGGCATGTGCCTGTCACCTCTTGCAGGGCCTCACATTCGTCACCATGAGCTTCGCAGTCTCCTTATCTTCTTGCGATGAGCTGATCATCCCTGAAATTACTTCCTTGAGCATATTTGTATGCTTTCTAATTG GCAGCTCGTTGGGGGAGCTAATGGGGAACCCCCTCTCAGATAGATATGGTAGGAAGAAATATTTGGTCTACAGCCTCATTGGAATCTTTGCAGCCTCCTTCGTAGCTGCTTTTTCCTATAATGTTTATGTAATGATAGGGGCTACATTAATACTGGGAGTAGG ACTGGAAGTCAACGCCCTGCAAATTAAACTGCTAGTGGTAGAAATACTTGATAAACAACATAGAGGGTTTTGGTTGATGTTCTGTAATATGTTCTATGTATTGGGGTATGTCATTACCATTG TTTCAGTAATACTGTTTGAAACTCAAACAATCATAACTCTGGGTGGGATAACTTTCAAGCAATTAACACCTTGGAGAACCATGTTTGCTGCATGTGGGGGCATTAGCCTCATTCTAGCATGTGTTTCTGCTCTCATAGAAGAAAGCCCTAGATTCTATCTGCTAATAGGGCGAAACTTCCTGGCGCACCTATTACTCAAGCAGTTATTCGCCATTAATAACTCCAGCTTTGCAGACAactttaaa ATTCACGAAGATCATCTGAATAACTTGATCCAGCCGTATGATCTTAACTATGTTGAGCCTACCAGCCATTGGGAACAGATGAAATCATTCCTGCACCGGCTTTGTAGAAGTGTAAAAACGGCCACATCTACGCGTTATCGCAAAATTGCAACTTTGCTCGTTTTACTCAAAACCCCCCTCATTATTATTGG AATCCTCCAGCTGAACATTTGCCTTTCCAAGCTTATGGTCTCTTCAGGATCTCAGTCCTTAGAAAAATTTAGGGGAATGGATTTCATCTATCCCGTATTGGAACCAAAGTTGTATGCTCTAGAAAGTAATTCCTCTAGTCTAATGTGTcaaaaaactgagaaaaacaGGATATTTTATGGAAGCTTTACCGCCCTGGCAAGCTCCCTTATTCCTGGTCATGTATTGGGCATGTTCGTAGTTGACCGATTGGggaggaaatttatttgct TCGTAGGTCTATTGACTGCCAGTTGCTCATCTTTGATAATCGGATTTGTTCAGTCGAAACTGATTCAGTTAATTGCTATGGGTTGTACAATGGCTTCAATAGGGGTAGTAATTTCAACCATAACTTTAGttaatttggaagtttttccTACCGCCataag ATCAACTTCAAATGCCTTAACAAATGTCCCAGGACTGATACTATCCACATTCTTTGTTACGTTGATAGTAATCGACCGACAAATGTTTACGATAATACTGGGAATACTATATTTTT GTCTAGCTGTGTTCACCTGTTTCTTGCCAGAAATGAAGCGGAAACCAATGGTAGAGTAG
- the LOC136412986 gene encoding uncharacterized protein isoform X3, translated as MCQPFLEILCLNISETFLIMDVQNETEERYLEDYLKHTGWGLYYKFIIGLACACHLLQGLTFVTMSFAVSLSSCDELIIPEITSLSIFVCFLIGSSLGELMGNPLSDRYGRKKYLVYSLIGIFAASFVAAFSYNVYVMIGATLILGVGLEVNALQIKLLVVEILDKQHRGFWLMFCNMFYVLGYVITIVSVILFETQTIITLGGITFKQLTPWRTMFAACGGISLILACVSALIEESPRFYLLIGRNFLAHLLLKQLFAINNSSFADNFKIHEDHLNNLIQPYDLNYVEPTSHWEQMKSFLHRLCRSVKTATSTRYRKIATLLVLLKTPLIIIGILQLNICLSKLMVSSGSQSLEKFRGMDFIYPVLEPKLYALESNSSSLMCQKTEKNRIFYGSFTALASSLIPGHVLGMFVVDRLGRKFICCLAVFTCFLPEMKRKPMVE; from the exons ATGTGCCAaccatttttagaaattttgtgtttaaacATATCTGAAACTTTCCTAATCATGGACGTTCAAAATGAAACTGAAGAACGTTATCTTGAAGACTATTTAAAGCACACCG GCTGGGGCTTGTACTACAAATTCATTATCGGCCTGGCATGTGCCTGTCACCTCTTGCAGGGCCTCACATTCGTCACCATGAGCTTCGCAGTCTCCTTATCTTCTTGCGATGAGCTGATCATCCCTGAAATTACTTCCTTGAGCATATTTGTATGCTTTCTAATTG GCAGCTCGTTGGGGGAGCTAATGGGGAACCCCCTCTCAGATAGATATGGTAGGAAGAAATATTTGGTCTACAGCCTCATTGGAATCTTTGCAGCCTCCTTCGTAGCTGCTTTTTCCTATAATGTTTATGTAATGATAGGGGCTACATTAATACTGGGAGTAGG ACTGGAAGTCAACGCCCTGCAAATTAAACTGCTAGTGGTAGAAATACTTGATAAACAACATAGAGGGTTTTGGTTGATGTTCTGTAATATGTTCTATGTATTGGGGTATGTCATTACCATTG TTTCAGTAATACTGTTTGAAACTCAAACAATCATAACTCTGGGTGGGATAACTTTCAAGCAATTAACACCTTGGAGAACCATGTTTGCTGCATGTGGGGGCATTAGCCTCATTCTAGCATGTGTTTCTGCTCTCATAGAAGAAAGCCCTAGATTCTATCTGCTAATAGGGCGAAACTTCCTGGCGCACCTATTACTCAAGCAGTTATTCGCCATTAATAACTCCAGCTTTGCAGACAactttaaa ATTCACGAAGATCATCTGAATAACTTGATCCAGCCGTATGATCTTAACTATGTTGAGCCTACCAGCCATTGGGAACAGATGAAATCATTCCTGCACCGGCTTTGTAGAAGTGTAAAAACGGCCACATCTACGCGTTATCGCAAAATTGCAACTTTGCTCGTTTTACTCAAAACCCCCCTCATTATTATTGG AATCCTCCAGCTGAACATTTGCCTTTCCAAGCTTATGGTCTCTTCAGGATCTCAGTCCTTAGAAAAATTTAGGGGAATGGATTTCATCTATCCCGTATTGGAACCAAAGTTGTATGCTCTAGAAAGTAATTCCTCTAGTCTAATGTGTcaaaaaactgagaaaaacaGGATATTTTATGGAAGCTTTACCGCCCTGGCAAGCTCCCTTATTCCTGGTCATGTATTGGGCATGTTCGTAGTTGACCGATTGGggaggaaatttatttgct GTCTAGCTGTGTTCACCTGTTTCTTGCCAGAAATGAAGCGGAAACCAATGGTAGAGTAG
- the LOC136412986 gene encoding uncharacterized protein isoform X2: MCQPFLEILCLNISETFLIMDVQNETEERYLEDYLKHTGWGLYYKFIIGLACACHLLQGLTFVTMSFAVSLSSCDELIIPEITSLSIFVCFLIGSSLGELMGNPLSDRYGRKKYLVYSLIGIFAASFVAAFSYNVYVMIGATLILGVGLEVNALQIKLLVVEILDKQHRGFWLMFCNMFYVLGYVITIVSVILFETQTIITLGGITFKQLTPWRTMFAACGGISLILACVSALIEESPRFYLLIGRNFLAHLLLKQLFAINNSSFADNFKIHEDHLNNLIQPYDLNYVEPTSHWEQMKSFLHRLCRSVKTATSTRYRKIATLLVLLKTPLIIIGILQLNICLSKLMVSSGSQSLEKFRGMDFIYPVLEPKLYALESNSSSLMCQKTEKNRIFYGSFTALASSLIPGHVLGMFVVDRLGRKFICCLLTASCSSLIIGFVQSKLIQLIAMGCTMASIGVVISTITLVNLEVFPTAIRSTSNALTNVPGLILSTFFVTLIVIDRQMFTIILGILYFCLAVFTCFLPEMKRKPMVE; this comes from the exons ATGTGCCAaccatttttagaaattttgtgtttaaacATATCTGAAACTTTCCTAATCATGGACGTTCAAAATGAAACTGAAGAACGTTATCTTGAAGACTATTTAAAGCACACCG GCTGGGGCTTGTACTACAAATTCATTATCGGCCTGGCATGTGCCTGTCACCTCTTGCAGGGCCTCACATTCGTCACCATGAGCTTCGCAGTCTCCTTATCTTCTTGCGATGAGCTGATCATCCCTGAAATTACTTCCTTGAGCATATTTGTATGCTTTCTAATTG GCAGCTCGTTGGGGGAGCTAATGGGGAACCCCCTCTCAGATAGATATGGTAGGAAGAAATATTTGGTCTACAGCCTCATTGGAATCTTTGCAGCCTCCTTCGTAGCTGCTTTTTCCTATAATGTTTATGTAATGATAGGGGCTACATTAATACTGGGAGTAGG ACTGGAAGTCAACGCCCTGCAAATTAAACTGCTAGTGGTAGAAATACTTGATAAACAACATAGAGGGTTTTGGTTGATGTTCTGTAATATGTTCTATGTATTGGGGTATGTCATTACCATTG TTTCAGTAATACTGTTTGAAACTCAAACAATCATAACTCTGGGTGGGATAACTTTCAAGCAATTAACACCTTGGAGAACCATGTTTGCTGCATGTGGGGGCATTAGCCTCATTCTAGCATGTGTTTCTGCTCTCATAGAAGAAAGCCCTAGATTCTATCTGCTAATAGGGCGAAACTTCCTGGCGCACCTATTACTCAAGCAGTTATTCGCCATTAATAACTCCAGCTTTGCAGACAactttaaa ATTCACGAAGATCATCTGAATAACTTGATCCAGCCGTATGATCTTAACTATGTTGAGCCTACCAGCCATTGGGAACAGATGAAATCATTCCTGCACCGGCTTTGTAGAAGTGTAAAAACGGCCACATCTACGCGTTATCGCAAAATTGCAACTTTGCTCGTTTTACTCAAAACCCCCCTCATTATTATTGG AATCCTCCAGCTGAACATTTGCCTTTCCAAGCTTATGGTCTCTTCAGGATCTCAGTCCTTAGAAAAATTTAGGGGAATGGATTTCATCTATCCCGTATTGGAACCAAAGTTGTATGCTCTAGAAAGTAATTCCTCTAGTCTAATGTGTcaaaaaactgagaaaaacaGGATATTTTATGGAAGCTTTACCGCCCTGGCAAGCTCCCTTATTCCTGGTCATGTATTGGGCATGTTCGTAGTTGACCGATTGGggaggaaatttatttgct GTCTATTGACTGCCAGTTGCTCATCTTTGATAATCGGATTTGTTCAGTCGAAACTGATTCAGTTAATTGCTATGGGTTGTACAATGGCTTCAATAGGGGTAGTAATTTCAACCATAACTTTAGttaatttggaagtttttccTACCGCCataag ATCAACTTCAAATGCCTTAACAAATGTCCCAGGACTGATACTATCCACATTCTTTGTTACGTTGATAGTAATCGACCGACAAATGTTTACGATAATACTGGGAATACTATATTTTT GTCTAGCTGTGTTCACCTGTTTCTTGCCAGAAATGAAGCGGAAACCAATGGTAGAGTAG